The Aeromicrobium yanjiei DNA segment GACCTCGACACGCTGACCGTGCTTGACCAGCGGGCGCTGGTTGGTGCACGTGCCCTGGTTCGAGCGACGGAACTTGGCCAGACGGTAGGTGAAGTACGAGCCGTCGTCCTGCATGATCTCGATCGCGTCCGCAGAGACCTCGTTGACGACACCGGCGACCTTGGCCACCGTGACGTCACCGGCGTCGACCGCGGCACGGAACTCCATGCCGGTGCCGACGAGCGGGGCGTCGTTGCGGATCAGCGGGACGGCCTGACGCTGCATGTTCGCACCCATGAGGGCGCGGTTCGCATCGTCGTGCTCGAGGAACGGGATCAGAGCCGTCGCGACCGACACCATCTGGCGGGGCGAGACGTCCATGTAGTCCACGTCGGCGGCGGGGCGCAGCTCGGCCTCGCCACCCTTCTGGCGGACCAGCACCATGTCATCGACGAACGTGCCGTCCTCGGTGAGGGGCGAGTTCGCCTGGGCGATGATGAATCGGTCCTCATCGGTCGCCGTGAGGTACTCCACGTCGTCCGTCGCGCGGCCGTCGATGACCTTGCGGTAAGGCGTCTCGACGAAGCCGAACGAGTTGATCCGACCGTAGGACGCGAGCGAGCCGATCAGGCCGATGTTCGGGCCCTCGGGGGTCTCGATCGGGCACATGCGGCCGTAGTGCGACGGGTGGACGTCACGGACCTCGTAGCCGGCGCGCTCACGTGACAGACCACCCGGTCCGAGGGCCGACAGACGACGCTTGTGCGTCAGGCCCGCGAGCGGGTTGTTCTGGTCCATGAACTGCGAGAGCTGCGAGGTTCCGAAGAACTCCTTCAGCGCCGCGACGACCGGGCGGATGTTGATCAGGGTCTGCGGCGTGATGGCCTCGACGTCCTGGGTCGTCATGCGCTCGCGGACGACACGCTCCATGCGGGCCAGGCCCGTGCGGAGCTGGTTCTGGATCAGCTCGCCGACCGTGCGCATGCGACGGTTGCCGAAGTGGTCGATGTCGTCGGCCTCGACGATGGTCGTGCCGGCCGCGGTGGCCAGCTCGGTCTCACCGGCGTGCAGGGCGACGATGTACTTGATCGTCGAGACGATGTCGTCGATCGTCAGCGTCTGCTGGTCGAAGGCTTCCTCGACGCCGAGCTTCTTGTTGATCTTGTAGCGACCGACCTTGGCCGTGTCGTAGCGCTTGGCGTTGAAGTAGTAGTTGTCCAGCAACGTCTGCGCGGCCTCGCGGCTCGGCGGTTCGCCCGGACGCAGCTTGCGGTAGATGTCCAGCAGCGCGTCGTCCTGGCCGGTGGTGTTGTCCTTCTCCAGCGTCAGGCGGATCGACTCGTACTGGCCGAACTCCTCGAGGATCTGCGCCTCGGACCAGCCGAGCGCCTTGAGCAGCACGGTGACGCTCTGCTTGCGCTTGCGGTCCAGACGCACGCCGACCATGTCGCGCTTGTCGATCTCGAACTCGAGCCAAGCGCCACGCGAGGGGATGACCTTCGCGGTGTAGATGTCCTTGTCGGACGTCTTGTCGGGCGTGCGCTCGAAGTAGACGCCCGGCGAACGGACCAGCTGGGAGACGACGACACGCTCGGTGCCGTTGATGATGAAGGTGCCCTTGTCCGTCATGAGCGGGAAGTCACCCATGAAGACGGTCTGGCTCTTGATCTCGCCGGTCTCGTTGTTCATGAACTCGGCGGTGACGAACAGCGGCGCGGCGTACGTGACGTCGCGGTCCTTGCAGTCGTCGACGGAGTACTTCGGCGGCTCGAACCGGTGATCCCGGAACGACAGGCTCATCGTCTCGGAGAAGTCCTCGATCGGGGAGATCTCCTCAAAGATCTCCTCCAGGCCGGACTTCGTGGAAATATCGGTCCTGCCGGCGGCGAGAGCAGCGTCAACTGACTCGCGCCACTTCTCATCGCCGATCAGCCAGGCGAAGGCGTCGGTCTGCAGAGCAAGAAGCTCAGGAACCTCGAGAGGTTCGGAGATTTTGGCGAAGGAGATGCGGCGGGGCTGAACAGATGCAGTGTTGCGCGAGGCGGCCAAGAGGGGTCCTTCCAAGGGCTCGCAGGCGGGTGGCTCGGAGATGTTCCGCGCGCACGCCAAACGACCCCGGTCAAGGGGCGCCTTTCCATCACGGTCAGGAGATGGGCAGGGCAAGGCGAGCGCGAAAGTTCAGTGTAACGCGCAAGCCACGCCGAGGCAAGGCCGGGCCTTGACAATCGGCTCCCGGTCAGGGAGGCTATTTGCCTTTTTCGTCAGTCTGGGGATTTTCCCCCGGCAATGACGGCGAATTTGACAACGTGACGATGTCGCCCACCAGCCATCCGTCGGATCCCTTGACCATCGAGACCTTGATGCGGTTGGGGAACACGGTCGTCTCGTCCGATCCGCCGACGAGACGGACCATGTCGACGAAGATCAGCACGTCGGCCTTGGTGGTCGAGCACTCCTCGCCGCAGTCGATCGGGGCCGCACTGCGCGTGACAGCCTTGACCTGCACCTTGTTCTGCGGCGCGATCTCGTCGAGGACCGGACCGATCTCGCCGAACTTCTTGGCGAACGTCGGAGTCATGAGCGCCTGGCTGTCACTGACGTACTGGTCGAGCTGGTCGAACCGGTAGGAGAAGATCGACTCCGCCGCGGTGGCGGCCGCCGAGGTCGCCTCG contains these protein-coding regions:
- the rpoB gene encoding DNA-directed RNA polymerase subunit beta, with the protein product MAASRNTASVQPRRISFAKISEPLEVPELLALQTDAFAWLIGDEKWRESVDAALAAGRTDISTKSGLEEIFEEISPIEDFSETMSLSFRDHRFEPPKYSVDDCKDRDVTYAAPLFVTAEFMNNETGEIKSQTVFMGDFPLMTDKGTFIINGTERVVVSQLVRSPGVYFERTPDKTSDKDIYTAKVIPSRGAWLEFEIDKRDMVGVRLDRKRKQSVTVLLKALGWSEAQILEEFGQYESIRLTLEKDNTTGQDDALLDIYRKLRPGEPPSREAAQTLLDNYYFNAKRYDTAKVGRYKINKKLGVEEAFDQQTLTIDDIVSTIKYIVALHAGETELATAAGTTIVEADDIDHFGNRRMRTVGELIQNQLRTGLARMERVVRERMTTQDVEAITPQTLINIRPVVAALKEFFGTSQLSQFMDQNNPLAGLTHKRRLSALGPGGLSRERAGYEVRDVHPSHYGRMCPIETPEGPNIGLIGSLASYGRINSFGFVETPYRKVIDGRATDDVEYLTATDEDRFIIAQANSPLTEDGTFVDDMVLVRQKGGEAELRPAADVDYMDVSPRQMVSVATALIPFLEHDDANRALMGANMQRQAVPLIRNDAPLVGTGMEFRAAVDAGDVTVAKVAGVVNEVSADAIEIMQDDGSYFTYRLAKFRRSNQGTCTNQRPLVKHGQRVEVGTPLADGPCTDEGEMALGTNLLVAFMPWQGHNYEDAIILSQRVVQDDLLTSIHIEEHEVDARDTKLGPEEITRDIPNVSEEMLADLDERGIIRIGAEVGNGDVLVGKVTPKGETELTPEERLLRAIFGEKAREVRDTSLKVPHGESGTVIGVRVFDSAEGDELSPGVNQLVRVYVAQKRKISNGDKLAGRHGNKGVISKINPVEDMPFLEDGTPVDIVLNPLGVPGRMNVGQVLETHLGWVAKTGWDISDMKDEWADRLRAIGADRAPKDSNVATPVFDGAREDEIQGLLASTLPNRDGERMVKRDGKAKLFDGRTGEPFPDPVSVGYMYLLKLHHLVDDKIHARSTGPYSMITQQPLGGKAQFGGQRFGEMEVWALEAYGAAYALQELLTIKSDDILGRVKVYEAIVKGENVPEPGIPESFKVLVKEMQSLCLNVEVLSSDGTAVEMRDAEEDLFRAAEELGIDLSRREPSSVEEV